The Anas acuta chromosome 2, bAnaAcu1.1, whole genome shotgun sequence genome contains a region encoding:
- the LOC137851889 gene encoding feather beta keratin-like, whose protein sequence is MSCYDICNPCGPTPLANSCNEPCVRQCEDSHVAIQPPTVLVTLPGPILSSFPQNTAVGSSASAAVGSNLSAQGVPISGGGFGGFGLGGYGFGGYGLGGLGCFSGRRACYPC, encoded by the coding sequence ATGTCCTGCTACGACATCTGCAACCCCTGCGGACCCACCCCGCTGGCTAAcagctgcaacgagccctgTGTCAGGCAGTGCGAGGACTCCCACGTCGCCATCCAGCCTCCAACCGTGCTGGTCACCCTGCCAggacccatcctcagctccttcccccagaacaccGCCGTTGGATCCTCCGCATCAGCTGCCGTGGGCAGCAACCTCAGCGCCCAGGGAGtgcccatctctggaggtggcTTCGGAGGCTTTGGCCTTGGAGGCTATGGCTTTGGGGGCTATGGCTTGGGAGGCCTGGGCTGCTTCTCTGGCAGAAGAGCCTGCTACCCCTGCTAA
- the LOC137851890 gene encoding feather keratin 2-like yields MSCYDICRPCGPTPLANSCNEPCVRQCEDSRVVIQPPAVLVTLPGPILSSFPQNTAVGSSASAAVGSNLSTQGVPISGGGFGGFGLGGLGCISGGRACYPC; encoded by the coding sequence ATGTCCTGCTACGACATCTGCCGCCCCTGCGGACCCACCCCGCTGGCTAAcagctgcaacgagccctgTGTCAGGCAGTGCGAGGACTCGCGCGTCGTCATCCAGCCTCCTGCCGTGCTGGTCACCCTGCCAggacccatcctcagctccttcccccagaacaccGCCGTTGGATCCTCCGCATCAGCTGCCGTGGGCAGCAACCTCAGCACCCAGGGAGTGCCCATCTCTGGAGGCGGCTTCGGAGGCTTTGGCCTGGGAggcctgggctgcatctctGGCGGAAGAGCCTGCTACCCCTGCTAA
- the LOC137851891 gene encoding feather keratin 2-like codes for MSCYDICRPCGPTPLANSCNEPCVRQCEDSHVVIQPPTVLVTLPGPILSSFPQNTAVGSSASAAVGSNLSSQGVPISGGGFGSFGLGGLGCISGGRACYPC; via the coding sequence ATGTCCTGCTACGACATCTGCCGCCCCTGCGGACCCACCCCGCTGGCTAACAGCTGCAATGAGCCCTGTGTCAGGCAGTGCGAGGACTCCCACGTCGTCATCCAGCCTCCGACCGTGCTGGTCACCCTGCCAggacccatcctcagctccttcccccagaacaccGCCGTTGGATCCTCCGCATCAGCTGCCGTGGGCAGCAACCTCAGCTCCCAGGGAGTGCCCATCTCTGGAGGCGGCTTCGGAAGCTTTGGCCTGGGAggcctgggctgcatctctGGCGGAAGAGCCTGCTACCCCTGCTAA
- the LOC137851596 gene encoding feather keratin-like has protein sequence MSCYNLCNPCGPTPLANSCNEPCVRQCEDSHVAIQPSTVVVTLPGPILSSFPQNTAVGSSASAAVGSNLSAQGVPVSGGGFGGFGLGGLGGYGLGGLGCFSGRRACYPC, from the coding sequence ATGTCCTGCTACAACCTCTGCAACCCCTGCGGACCCACCCCGCTGGCTAAcagctgcaacgagccctgTGTCAGGCAGTGCGAGGACTCCCACGTCGCCATCCAGCCTTCCACCGTGGTGGTCACCCTGCCAggacccatcctcagctccttcccccagaacaccGCCGTTGGATCCTCCGCATCAGCTGCCGTGGGCAGCAACCTCAGCGCCCAGGGAGTGCCCGTCTCTGGAGGCGGCTTCGGAGGCTTTGGCCTGGGAGGCCTGGGAGGCTATGGCTTGGGAGGCCTGGGCTGCTTCTCTGGCAGAAGAGCCTGCTACCCCTGCTAA
- the LOC137851892 gene encoding feather keratin 1-like, translating into MSCYDICRPCGPTPLANSCNEPCVRQCEDSHVVIQPPTVLVTLPGPILSSFPQNTAVGSSASAAVGSNLSAQGVSIASGGFGGFGLGGLGCIFGGRACYPC; encoded by the coding sequence ATGTCCTGCTACGACATCTGCCGCCCCTGCGGACCCACCCCGCTGGCTAAcagctgcaacgagccctgTGTCAGGCAGTGCGAGGACTCCCACGTCGTCATCCAGCCTCCGACCGTGCTGGTCACCCTGCCAggacccatcctcagctccttcccccagaacaccGCCGTTGGATCCTCCGCATCAGCTGCCGTGGGCAGCAACCTCAGCGCCCAGGGAGTGTCCATTGCCTCCGGTGGCTTCGGAGGCTTTGGACTGGGAGGCCTGGGCTGCATCTTTGGCGGAAGAGCCTGCTACCCCTGCTAA